In Methylotenera sp. L2L1, the following proteins share a genomic window:
- a CDS encoding CHASE2 domain-containing protein yields MLKLKLLINQWLANITRRLHNSFYLYLSALLTVLVLLDASLFHVGENMRDRAFDMMVKNRIIEPKPDADIVIVDINEASLSAMSAEYGRWPWPRQVLGEFLENIEAQQPKAVVFDILFSDPDIYNQDSDAYFNEVIASTQNTFFPMLRLAEASDQLSQVTPDMIPGIKRTGLATDANTTTKPIAIVLPHFEAALNSQHLGTHNIYPDKDGIVREYRLWHDENGWVLPSLPLAVGSFVQKNSDTLPQNMLINWRGKPFTYQFATFSDVYADMASKVKKRPPNEFKDKIVIIGSTAPSLFDLKATAMAKAHPGVEILATAIDNVKHDDYLKVWRGKTPYILMSLTLIWLTALAFFRNVDRDKVTTIFSSSQIILITLSYLAINFTNTYLDLTGPIAWAIMYFSVAKIYALANDRAMQRLLANDVESGKKGSAILLMPILFETQEPLSDSILKKLQHKIQQEVHQQGTVEILKGTQSGIWGLFSDMIIVSWAYRHDDEAIAIKAEQAAKQLGEELNRLIQNTGIPANTTARYILHAGVLNTAKPMANQWRGLFAQAIIKLDILEN; encoded by the coding sequence GTGCTTAAACTAAAACTACTCATCAACCAGTGGCTAGCCAACATTACACGCCGGCTACATAACAGCTTTTACTTATACCTAAGCGCACTGCTCACTGTGCTGGTTTTATTAGATGCCAGCTTGTTCCATGTGGGTGAAAACATGCGAGACCGTGCGTTTGATATGATGGTGAAAAATCGGATTATCGAGCCCAAGCCAGATGCCGACATTGTCATCGTTGATATCAATGAAGCATCCTTGAGTGCAATGTCTGCAGAGTATGGTCGCTGGCCTTGGCCTAGGCAAGTATTAGGTGAGTTTTTAGAAAACATTGAAGCACAACAGCCTAAGGCAGTGGTGTTTGACATACTATTTAGTGACCCTGATATTTACAACCAAGATAGTGATGCATATTTTAACGAGGTGATTGCCAGCACCCAAAATACGTTCTTCCCGATGCTGCGGCTTGCTGAAGCTAGTGATCAGTTAAGTCAGGTCACACCTGATATGATTCCGGGCATTAAGCGCACTGGACTAGCCACAGATGCAAATACCACAACCAAACCAATTGCAATCGTTCTGCCGCATTTTGAGGCTGCACTAAACTCCCAGCACCTAGGTACGCATAACATTTACCCAGATAAAGACGGTATTGTGCGTGAATACAGACTTTGGCACGACGAAAATGGCTGGGTACTGCCTTCCCTCCCCTTAGCAGTCGGTAGCTTTGTACAGAAAAACTCAGACACGCTTCCACAAAACATGCTGATCAATTGGCGTGGCAAACCCTTTACCTACCAATTTGCAACGTTCAGTGATGTTTACGCAGATATGGCCAGCAAGGTGAAAAAACGCCCGCCTAATGAGTTTAAAGACAAAATAGTGATTATCGGCTCTACCGCGCCTTCATTGTTTGACCTTAAAGCAACCGCGATGGCAAAAGCACACCCAGGGGTAGAGATTCTAGCTACAGCCATTGATAACGTTAAACACGATGATTATTTAAAAGTGTGGCGAGGAAAAACGCCTTATATATTAATGAGCCTAACGTTAATCTGGCTGACCGCACTGGCATTCTTCCGCAATGTAGACCGAGACAAAGTAACGACTATTTTCAGTAGTAGCCAAATTATCTTGATTACGCTGTCTTACCTTGCTATCAACTTTACAAACACCTATTTAGACCTCACCGGCCCTATTGCCTGGGCCATTATGTATTTTAGTGTGGCTAAAATATATGCGCTAGCTAACGACCGCGCAATGCAACGGCTATTAGCAAATGACGTAGAATCAGGCAAAAAGGGTTCGGCGATTCTACTGATGCCAATTTTATTTGAAACGCAAGAACCACTCAGCGATAGCATACTCAAAAAATTACAACATAAAATTCAACAGGAAGTTCATCAACAAGGCACAGTGGAAATTTTAAAAGGTACCCAAAGTGGCATATGGGGCTTGTTTAGCGACATGATTATTGTCAGCTGGGCTTATCGCCATGATGATGAAGCGATAGCAATTAAAGCAGAGCAAGCCGCTAAGCAGCTTGGCGAGGAGCTCAACCGATTAATACAGAATACGGGTATACCTGCTAACACAACCGCGCGTTATATATTGCATGCAGGAGTGCTCAACACAGCAAAGCCGATGGCAAATCAATGGAGAGGGTTATTTGCACAAGCCATTATCAAATTAGATATTTTAGAAAATTAA
- a CDS encoding DNA recombination protein RmuC, with translation MLQIIILIISFAILLLLLLQMWRESKVDHNTLILQQLEEKHRAMLLDFNDGLNKLGDRLSSATNETSERLRASVASELQATRDAMQALQLAQNNSLSQTRETVLEKLHTTLAEQGKAEQELIQSTMRNATLQLTASIEVLTKSVDGRLELIGGKVSERLDEGFKKTNQTFMDVMARLATIDEAQKKIDGLTTNVVSLQELLGDKRSRGAFGEVQLEALVRNVLPVNSFAMQHTFENGTRADCALFLPEPTGVVAVDSKFPLENYHRMLDNKLSDAEKLVAEKQFKLDVKKHVDDIATKYIISNVTSDGAVMFIPAEAVFAELHAYHADVIEYAMNKRVWVVSPTTLMAVLNTARAVLKDVETRKQVHVIKEELGKLSKDFGRFDLRMKKLADNIRQAHENAQDVHISSQKISQRFAQIERVELTKNTPDLLDIIDDKTD, from the coding sequence ATGTTACAAATCATTATATTAATTATTTCATTTGCTATTCTTTTGCTGCTTCTATTACAGATGTGGCGTGAAAGCAAAGTAGATCACAATACGCTTATACTGCAACAGTTAGAGGAAAAGCATCGCGCCATGTTGCTAGACTTTAACGATGGCTTAAATAAACTTGGCGACAGGTTGAGCAGTGCCACTAACGAGACCAGTGAGCGTCTGCGTGCCAGTGTGGCAAGTGAGTTGCAAGCAACACGCGATGCGATGCAAGCATTACAGCTTGCACAAAACAACAGTCTTTCTCAAACACGTGAAACGGTGTTGGAAAAACTGCATACGACATTGGCAGAGCAGGGTAAAGCCGAGCAGGAGCTAATCCAGTCAACCATGCGCAATGCGACATTACAGCTTACTGCAAGTATTGAGGTGCTGACTAAATCAGTAGATGGTCGACTTGAGTTGATTGGTGGCAAAGTGTCTGAGCGTTTGGATGAAGGCTTCAAGAAAACTAATCAAACCTTTATGGATGTCATGGCGCGCCTTGCAACCATTGATGAAGCGCAAAAGAAAATTGACGGCTTAACCACCAATGTGGTGAGCTTACAGGAGTTGTTAGGCGATAAGCGCTCACGCGGTGCTTTTGGTGAAGTGCAATTAGAGGCATTGGTGCGCAACGTGTTGCCCGTAAATTCTTTTGCAATGCAGCATACTTTTGAGAACGGCACGCGTGCTGACTGTGCGTTGTTTTTACCTGAACCTACTGGCGTGGTTGCTGTGGATAGTAAATTTCCGTTGGAAAACTATCACCGCATGCTAGATAACAAGCTGAGCGACGCAGAAAAGCTTGTTGCTGAAAAACAATTTAAATTAGATGTTAAGAAGCATGTCGATGACATAGCCACTAAATACATTATTTCTAATGTGACCTCCGATGGTGCCGTGATGTTTATTCCAGCAGAGGCTGTGTTTGCTGAGTTGCACGCCTATCATGCTGACGTCATTGAGTATGCCATGAATAAACGTGTTTGGGTGGTTTCGCCAACTACCTTGATGGCCGTTTTGAACACGGCTAGAGCAGTATTAAAAGACGTAGAAACCCGTAAGCAAGTGCACGTCATTAAAGAAGAGCTAGGTAAGCTCAGTAAAGATTTTGGACGTTTTGATTTACGTATGAAAAAGCTTGCTGACAATATTAGACAGGCGCATGAGAATGCACAGGACGTGCATATTTCTAGCCAAAAGATTTCACAAAGATTTGCGCAAATCGAACGTGTAGAGTTAACCAAGAACACCCCCGATTTGTTAGATATTATTGATGATAAAACAGATTAA
- the moaE gene encoding molybdopterin synthase catalytic subunit MoaE gives MTVRVQTEDFDVGLEINQLRQARKDIGAVVSFVGLVRDLNEGDEVSQLTLEHYPGMTEKSLSSIIDQAKIRWNIIDALIVHRVGTLQPSDQIVLVVVSSAHRGDAFSACEFMMDYLKTEAPFWKKEANSKGEHWVEAKSADDMARDRWNIEK, from the coding sequence ATGACAGTTAGAGTACAAACAGAAGATTTTGATGTTGGCTTAGAAATCAATCAACTACGTCAAGCACGTAAGGATATTGGTGCGGTTGTTAGTTTTGTGGGCTTAGTGCGCGATTTGAATGAGGGTGATGAAGTGTCACAGCTCACGCTTGAGCATTATCCGGGCATGACAGAGAAATCTTTAAGTTCGATTATTGATCAAGCAAAAATACGTTGGAATATCATCGATGCTTTAATTGTACATCGCGTTGGAACACTGCAACCTAGCGATCAAATCGTGCTGGTCGTTGTGAGTAGCGCCCATCGTGGAGATGCATTCTCCGCATGTGAATTTATGATGGATTATCTAAAAACAGAGGCACCATTCTGGAAAAAAGAAGCAAACTCAAAAGGTGAGCATTGGGTAGAGGCAAAATCAGCAGATGATATGGCACGTGATCGTTGGAATATAGAAAAATAA
- a CDS encoding Lon protease family protein produces MQKTLTPQELTLNVALGQFNFADTSALLVETHDSAQYQAWVAQAEAKKAAEFGLSIQQSGFNLLALGEPGSGRTTLMTSVMHDAAKKWPAASDLVALYQFEGNGKPLFIKLPAGAGVQLKQALDSFVRVFAKDLASLLEAKVQQNSVAPLQTFLDVQLSLIKASLTLIDPDKMPTHYFNTLQKDILETLENWQPTTSPDGESNLEALLSESFFGRYRANVLVEHHATQHAPVLYDNDPSLQSLFGGIEGASEASNIPDFMRLRAGNLMRADGGTLLLHLRDIVADEQNGTHILEKLHRFLRNGTLQIEDLSSSSNQGSSLISAQAAIQVSVKIVLIATREDYYELLGVKPDFFDYFPIKIEFADQVKATPENYAAYASFIAHKCRQHHCCHFTAEAVAALLQAMHRLIEDQTRLSTKFAVLEKLLLESAAAANLRGAQLVEIEDVKSAIQRKYARHSYIEAHMRDSIVDKELIISVHGECIGQINGLTHIDLSEASFGSPVRISANCYPGSRGVLTIDREVSMSGPTHDKGVMILQSWLHTNFALLNPLNLTASLVFEQEYSGVDGDSASCAELFALLSSLAQVPIKQGIAVTGALNQHGEVLPVGGLNEKIEGYFRVCKEIGLDGKQGVLMPERNMRHLMLSDEVIQAVENGQFHIATMNNVAEGIHYLTGHQLESLNVMAEVVLKGFKTILETNSPKNYGISIR; encoded by the coding sequence ATGCAAAAAACATTAACACCTCAAGAGCTAACCCTAAATGTGGCATTGGGTCAATTCAACTTTGCTGATACTTCAGCATTACTCGTTGAAACGCACGATAGCGCACAATATCAAGCATGGGTCGCACAAGCGGAAGCTAAAAAAGCGGCTGAGTTTGGATTAAGTATTCAGCAATCTGGCTTTAACTTGCTTGCATTGGGTGAGCCTGGTTCGGGTAGAACCACGCTGATGACGAGTGTGATGCACGATGCTGCAAAAAAATGGCCAGCAGCGAGTGATTTAGTAGCGCTTTATCAGTTTGAAGGTAACGGAAAACCTCTGTTTATCAAGTTGCCGGCTGGTGCTGGTGTACAGTTAAAGCAAGCGCTAGATAGTTTTGTGCGTGTTTTTGCAAAAGACCTTGCAAGTTTATTAGAGGCTAAAGTGCAGCAAAATTCTGTTGCGCCATTACAGACATTTTTAGATGTGCAGTTAAGCTTGATTAAGGCCAGTCTGACGCTCATAGATCCAGACAAAATGCCGACGCATTACTTCAATACGCTGCAAAAAGATATTTTAGAGACATTGGAAAATTGGCAGCCCACAACAAGCCCAGATGGTGAAAGTAACCTTGAAGCACTCTTATCTGAGAGTTTCTTTGGGCGCTATCGTGCCAACGTATTAGTGGAGCATCATGCAACACAGCATGCGCCAGTACTTTATGATAACGACCCTAGTTTGCAATCCTTATTTGGTGGAATAGAGGGTGCCAGCGAGGCTAGTAATATCCCAGACTTTATGCGCTTACGTGCTGGTAATTTGATGCGTGCTGATGGAGGCACATTGTTGCTACACTTGCGTGACATTGTTGCAGATGAGCAAAATGGAACGCATATTCTTGAGAAATTACATCGCTTCTTACGTAATGGCACTTTGCAGATTGAGGACTTAAGCAGCAGTAGCAATCAAGGCAGTAGCTTGATTAGTGCACAAGCGGCGATACAGGTTTCAGTCAAAATTGTGTTGATTGCCACCCGTGAAGACTATTACGAGCTATTGGGTGTGAAGCCAGACTTCTTTGATTACTTTCCCATCAAAATAGAGTTTGCTGATCAAGTAAAAGCAACGCCTGAAAACTATGCAGCTTATGCCTCTTTTATTGCCCACAAGTGCCGTCAACATCATTGTTGCCACTTTACTGCAGAAGCTGTTGCTGCTTTATTACAAGCAATGCATCGCTTAATTGAGGATCAAACAAGACTTAGCACTAAGTTTGCCGTGTTGGAAAAATTACTTTTGGAAAGTGCTGCCGCTGCTAATTTGCGTGGCGCGCAATTAGTAGAAATTGAAGATGTGAAATCAGCAATTCAACGCAAATATGCACGCCACAGTTATATTGAGGCACATATGCGAGATTCTATCGTGGATAAAGAGCTCATTATCAGCGTGCATGGTGAATGTATCGGCCAGATTAATGGCCTGACGCATATCGATTTATCTGAAGCAAGTTTTGGTTCACCAGTTCGTATTTCTGCGAACTGCTACCCAGGTAGCCGCGGTGTGCTCACCATTGACCGTGAAGTGAGTATGAGTGGCCCAACGCATGATAAAGGCGTTATGATCTTACAAAGCTGGCTACATACTAACTTTGCGTTATTGAATCCACTTAACCTTACAGCCTCGCTTGTGTTTGAGCAAGAGTATAGCGGTGTGGATGGCGACTCAGCCTCATGTGCAGAGCTCTTCGCGCTACTCTCATCACTTGCACAAGTGCCCATTAAGCAAGGCATTGCGGTCACTGGTGCGCTCAATCAGCATGGCGAAGTGCTACCAGTCGGTGGCCTAAATGAGAAGATTGAAGGCTATTTCAGAGTATGTAAAGAAATAGGCTTAGATGGTAAACAAGGCGTGCTGATGCCTGAGCGCAATATGCGCCATCTCATGCTCAGTGACGAAGTCATTCAAGCAGTTGAAAATGGTCAATTTCATATTGCCACCATGAATAATGTAGCCGAGGGTATTCACTACTTAACGGGGCATCAATTAGAGTCTCTGAATGTCATGGCAGAAGTGGTGCTTAAAGGCTTTAAAACCATCCTAGAAACTAACTCACCTAAAAACTATGGAATTTCAATAAGGTAG
- the moaD gene encoding molybdopterin converting factor subunit 1, with protein MKIKLFYFARLKETLKYSTEDLELPDESFTILKLKAFLAKRGDVWGQMLMGKLKVRAAINHELVDDKAVINDGDEVAFFPPVTGG; from the coding sequence ATGAAAATTAAATTATTTTACTTCGCAAGACTTAAAGAAACACTCAAATATTCTACAGAGGATTTAGAGTTGCCTGATGAGTCATTCACGATTCTTAAATTGAAAGCTTTTCTCGCCAAACGAGGTGATGTGTGGGGACAAATGCTGATGGGGAAGCTTAAGGTAAGAGCAGCAATTAACCATGAGCTTGTGGATGATAAAGCGGTAATTAACGATGGTGACGAGGTTGCGTTTTTTCCTCCTGTCACTGGCGGTTAA